A single window of uncultured Methanospirillum sp. DNA harbors:
- a CDS encoding phosphoglycerate kinase encodes MIKNLSQIDISRKKILLRVDFNSPIDPQAGVILDDKRFREHLRTIQALRDAICIIVTHQSRPGKKDFTSLEAHAARLQQLLGKPVTFIDDIFGHTAQDAVRNARPGDVIMLENVRFNAEENLKLNGEESAKTLLIRNLSKMGDIFVNDAFGTAHRSQPTIVGLPEVMPSVAGLLMEKEISNLSRVFEGAPRPVTFVLGGTKVDDSIDVAHHVLSNGIADRVITIGVVANIFLAAMGIAIGKPSADLITHLGYDDQIEIAKTIHDEFGDKIFVPEEVAIRKDGIRVEVPVNQIPADCPILDIGGKGLKSCLEIIKNSKTVVLNGPAGLFEEADFALGTYDIIRAAADVQFSVVGGGHTAAVIEKMGYDNRFTHISTGGGACIEFLTGKKLPAIAALEKSAAKFL; translated from the coding sequence ATGATTAAAAATTTATCCCAGATTGACATCTCCCGAAAGAAAATTCTCCTCCGGGTTGACTTCAATTCACCGATTGACCCCCAGGCAGGAGTGATCCTTGATGACAAACGCTTCAGGGAACATCTCAGAACAATCCAGGCGCTCAGAGATGCGATTTGCATCATCGTCACTCATCAGAGCAGACCCGGAAAGAAAGACTTCACCTCTCTTGAGGCTCATGCAGCCCGGCTCCAGCAGCTCCTGGGAAAACCGGTAACATTCATCGATGATATCTTCGGCCATACAGCCCAGGATGCTGTCAGAAATGCACGACCTGGCGATGTTATTATGCTCGAAAATGTCAGGTTCAATGCTGAGGAGAACCTGAAGCTCAACGGTGAGGAATCAGCAAAGACACTCCTTATCAGAAATCTCTCAAAAATGGGAGATATCTTTGTAAATGATGCCTTCGGAACTGCACATCGCTCACAGCCAACCATAGTGGGTCTTCCAGAGGTTATGCCCTCTGTGGCAGGACTTCTTATGGAGAAAGAGATTTCAAACCTTTCTCGCGTCTTTGAAGGAGCTCCAAGGCCGGTCACCTTTGTTCTTGGTGGCACAAAAGTGGATGATTCCATTGATGTGGCTCACCATGTGCTCTCAAATGGTATCGCAGATCGGGTTATCACAATTGGAGTTGTAGCAAATATCTTCCTCGCTGCTATGGGCATCGCAATTGGCAAACCTTCAGCCGACCTTATCACCCATCTCGGGTATGATGACCAGATAGAGATAGCAAAAACAATACATGACGAGTTCGGAGATAAGATCTTTGTTCCCGAGGAGGTTGCGATCCGCAAAGACGGCATACGAGTTGAGGTTCCGGTAAACCAGATCCCTGCCGACTGCCCAATCCTTGATATCGGAGGAAAAGGACTCAAATCATGTCTTGAGATCATCAAAAACTCCAAGACAGTTGTCCTGAACGGACCGGCAGGACTCTTTGAAGAGGCCGATTTCGCACTCGGAACCTACGATATCATAAGAGCAGCAGCAGATGTCCAGTTCTCGGTAGTCGGCGGGGGGCACACAGCGGCGGTCATTGAAAAGATGGGATATGACAACCGGTTCACCCATATCTCCACAGGTGGCGGGGCATGCATCGAATTCCTGACAGGAAAGAAACTCCCTGCAATTGCAGCACTTGAAAAAAGTGCAGCCAAGTTTCTATAA
- a CDS encoding VOC family protein, translating into MGDDHIELTHIALYVTNLQRSMEFYKKILRMNVSEPISLREQSTGLKYGHSLVTRGPSMVRNLISRANPAAYQQMFTDICHCSTDDGSVNLILVQQTHPEKGYVRSVTGNTLYGFSCYLSPDIDTDDLAWDMEIADVPFEHGDPGTDGLEYSVNSSDHSLYIRDPDGRMIELISSPDTNGEFLTGLGHAVLYVNNIQESRRFYQEKCGLTDITPQGLVQNAWKKKYTWMGTPGGSPVVILYQVVNPDGTPMKAGGYGLDHLCLSAGYKGDGAVSEPECVTIHPPESAEPSGYYLQDPDGYQVEVKR; encoded by the coding sequence ATGGGAGACGATCACATAGAACTGACTCATATCGCCTTGTACGTGACGAACCTGCAGCGGAGCATGGAGTTTTACAAAAAGATCCTGCGCATGAATGTCTCTGAACCGATCTCGCTCAGAGAACAGTCAACCGGACTTAAATACGGCCACTCGCTGGTAACCCGGGGACCTTCGATGGTCAGAAACCTCATCAGCCGGGCAAACCCTGCAGCATATCAGCAGATGTTTACCGATATCTGCCACTGCAGCACCGATGATGGTTCAGTCAACCTTATCCTCGTGCAGCAGACCCATCCGGAGAAGGGATATGTCAGATCTGTCACCGGAAACACCCTGTACGGATTCTCATGCTACCTCTCACCAGATATTGACACAGATGATCTGGCTTGGGATATGGAGATCGCAGACGTTCCGTTTGAGCATGGAGACCCCGGAACAGATGGGCTTGAGTACTCAGTAAACTCCAGTGATCATTCACTCTACATCAGGGACCCGGACGGGAGGATGATAGAACTGATCTCATCACCTGACACAAATGGAGAATTTCTGACAGGTCTTGGACATGCTGTGCTCTATGTCAACAATATTCAGGAGAGCAGGAGATTCTATCAGGAGAAATGCGGTCTCACAGACATTACACCCCAGGGTCTTGTCCAGAACGCATGGAAGAAGAAGTATACATGGATGGGAACCCCTGGTGGTTCACCGGTTGTCATCCTGTACCAGGTTGTAAATCCTGATGGGACCCCGATGAAAGCAGGGGGATACGGACTGGATCACCTGTGTCTTTCAGCAGGGTACAAAGGAGACGGGGCAGTCAGCGAGCCGGAATGTGTCACAATTCACCCTCCGGAGAGTGCTGAGCCTTCAGGCTACTACCTGCAGGATCCAGACGGATACCAGGTAGAGGTCAAAAGATGA
- the cas1 gene encoding CRISPR-associated endonuclease Cas1, which translates to MSTRGYPIWKVVAGHGSHIKATRDALSIQYHGSTTEIPLTDLDHLMIMGGHQIQTSAITTLLSNQIFVSFLESDGEPAGYLKPYGYTIDDTIRENQNRVTPFSYALTCAKGAARERMLAIERWNEEKEGELLFSGELDILDRADGELDSLIRLDEIGRVDRLIGDMYYEIMSRLIPSDMTFKRRTGRPYLDPVNAILTFGYAMLTADCTRALVGVHLDPDQGMLNRGKRSLATDLVNCWKTRMIDLVTLELIHTGEITPDSYECGEKRCILSESLIRRLIDRYQKSIREDVIDTQVKTLVEAINGISPFVIHRF; encoded by the coding sequence ATGAGCACAAGAGGGTATCCGATATGGAAGGTTGTAGCAGGCCATGGTTCTCACATAAAGGCTACCAGAGATGCCCTTTCAATACAGTACCATGGATCCACAACCGAGATCCCTCTCACCGATCTCGATCACCTAATGATCATGGGAGGACATCAGATCCAGACATCAGCGATCACAACCCTGTTGAGCAACCAGATCTTTGTCTCGTTTCTGGAGTCAGACGGTGAACCGGCAGGGTACCTGAAGCCCTACGGATACACGATAGATGATACCATCAGGGAAAACCAGAACAGGGTGACACCCTTCAGTTATGCCCTGACCTGCGCAAAAGGAGCGGCACGGGAGAGGATGCTCGCTATCGAGCGGTGGAACGAGGAAAAAGAAGGAGAACTCCTCTTTAGCGGTGAACTGGATATTCTTGATCGGGCAGACGGTGAACTGGACAGCCTGATCAGGCTCGACGAGATCGGCAGGGTAGACCGGCTCATCGGTGATATGTATTACGAGATCATGAGCAGGCTGATCCCATCGGATATGACCTTTAAGCGAAGGACCGGAAGACCATATCTCGATCCGGTGAATGCTATCCTCACATTCGGATATGCCATGCTCACCGCGGACTGCACCAGGGCACTCGTCGGGGTGCATCTCGATCCTGACCAGGGTATGCTCAACAGGGGAAAACGTTCACTAGCAACCGATCTTGTGAACTGCTGGAAGACAAGAATGATAGATCTCGTAACCCTTGAACTCATTCACACCGGTGAGATCACTCCAGACTCGTATGAATGTGGAGAAAAACGCTGCATCCTTTCAGAATCACTCATCAGAAGGCTGATTGATCGCTATCAGAAGAGCATCAGGGAGGATGTCATTGATACACAGGTCAAAACCCTGGTAGAAGCGATAAACGGAATCTCTCCGTTTGTAATTCACCGTTTTTAA
- a CDS encoding DEAD/DEAH box helicase, which yields MTISSFSDLDLSPPILRALSDMGFEEPTPIQKQAIPLLMAGQDIAGQAQTGTGKTAAYAIPGIERCKEEVRAVQVLVLCPTRELCVQIAAEYSRLLKYRKDIHVLPIYGGQAIDGQIRELKRGVHICIGTPGRILDHIARTTLSLSNVHLVVLDEADQMLDMGFRPDIESILSYVPRERQTVIFSATLPKPILQISRRYQRDPEMVKIAHKELTGPGIDQYYIELVETAKDDALFRLLDRHNPSRAMVFANTRRMVDLIASKLKAQGYLAEALHGDMKQRERDRVMGGFRHGSISILVASDVAARGIDVEDVEMVFNYDLPQDIEYYVHRIGRTARAGKGGKSVSFVMPRDRWRMKDIQRQTNTHMHRMMIPTAAEIAEARAKETISKIKTVIGSEDLTKYQEVIQGLVDEGFDPIQLAAAFLKEKSAYNGSGGNEIPENQLSDQPGSARLFISAGRKDGFSPRDIVYAVSSACNMPERAVGDIQMYPAYSFVQIPSSYVNRVISRLDGAEIRGVRIGVSPARPRQ from the coding sequence ATGACTATATCCTCTTTTTCGGACCTAGATCTTTCGCCACCTATTCTTCGTGCACTTTCTGACATGGGATTTGAAGAACCAACGCCGATTCAGAAGCAGGCGATCCCACTCCTTATGGCAGGGCAGGACATAGCCGGCCAGGCTCAGACCGGTACCGGGAAGACTGCGGCATATGCAATCCCCGGTATTGAAAGATGCAAGGAGGAAGTCAGGGCTGTTCAGGTCCTCGTCCTTTGTCCAACCCGAGAACTCTGTGTCCAGATTGCTGCCGAATATTCCCGCCTTCTCAAATATAGAAAAGATATACATGTCCTTCCGATATATGGCGGTCAGGCAATCGATGGTCAGATTCGAGAATTAAAACGCGGAGTTCACATCTGTATCGGAACTCCTGGACGCATTCTGGACCATATTGCGCGCACGACCCTCAGTCTCTCAAATGTTCACCTGGTTGTTCTTGATGAAGCAGACCAGATGCTTGACATGGGATTCAGGCCTGACATCGAGAGCATCCTTTCGTATGTTCCCCGCGAACGACAGACCGTGATCTTCTCTGCAACGCTGCCAAAGCCAATTCTTCAGATCTCACGCCGGTACCAGCGTGACCCTGAAATGGTCAAGATCGCACACAAGGAACTGACCGGTCCGGGAATTGATCAATATTATATTGAACTCGTGGAGACAGCAAAGGACGATGCCCTCTTCAGGCTGCTTGATCGTCATAATCCTTCACGTGCAATGGTTTTTGCCAACACACGGCGGATGGTTGACCTGATTGCCAGCAAGCTGAAGGCGCAGGGTTACCTTGCCGAGGCACTTCATGGCGATATGAAGCAGCGTGAGAGAGATCGCGTAATGGGCGGATTCCGTCACGGTTCAATAAGTATCCTTGTCGCCAGTGATGTGGCTGCCCGTGGAATCGATGTTGAGGATGTCGAGATGGTCTTCAACTATGATCTCCCCCAGGACATCGAGTATTATGTCCACCGGATCGGTCGGACAGCACGTGCAGGCAAAGGTGGAAAATCGGTAAGCTTTGTCATGCCCCGTGATCGCTGGAGGATGAAGGACATCCAGCGTCAGACCAACACCCACATGCACCGGATGATGATCCCGACAGCTGCAGAAATTGCAGAGGCACGGGCAAAAGAGACAATATCCAAGATCAAGACCGTAATCGGTAGCGAGGATCTTACAAAATACCAGGAAGTGATACAGGGTCTGGTTGATGAAGGGTTTGATCCGATTCAGCTTGCGGCTGCTTTCCTGAAAGAGAAGAGTGCTTACAACGGATCAGGCGGGAACGAGATTCCCGAGAATCAGTTATCAGACCAGCCCGGCTCAGCCCGGCTCTTCATCTCTGCAGGAAGAAAGGACGGGTTCAGCCCACGCGACATCGTCTATGCAGTCTCTTCGGCATGTAACATGCCTGAGCGGGCAGTCGGAGATATCCAGATGTACCCGGCATACTCGTTTGTCCAGATCCCCTCCTCCTATGTAAACCGGGTAATATCCCGGCTTGACGGAGCAGAGATTCGTGGTGTCCGGATCGGTGTGAGCCCGGCCCGGCCACGCCAGTAA
- the glmM gene encoding phosphoglucosamine mutase yields the protein MTEPKKKQLFGTNGVRGVVGELMTPELVMKIAMAVGSMRPGTVAVGRDTRTSGPALIEAAKAGLMAVGCDVVDCGILPTPGLQYLVKDHFDAGIVITASHNPGNYNGVKVIEPDGTEMDDENSIAIEERVFSGTFATKGWEAVGSSRSAPDMFQEYVDGVVAKVPAGIGKGMTVVIDPGCGAAYRTTASILSDLGCRVITLNAQPDGRFPARNPEPSEEGLAPMADLVMSVGAQFGVAHDGDADRAVFIDDKGRFVEENKEFALVADAVCHGKGGIIVTPVSSSRLIEQIGQRHSCTVDYTAVGSIYVARRMRALLDAGKSVVFGGEGNGGLIYPNHQFCRDGGMTAAMMVNLLSLKKETLSSLVDNLPPSVMLKHKFHTDKAPAMIQAVSKKFSGDKINTIDGLRIDRADAWALIRPSGTEPLVRLYIESQTEAVAKAFEKEILDCINPIIA from the coding sequence ATGACAGAACCAAAGAAAAAACAGTTATTTGGAACAAACGGCGTCAGAGGTGTCGTCGGTGAACTGATGACGCCCGAACTGGTTATGAAGATCGCGATGGCAGTCGGCAGCATGCGCCCGGGAACTGTTGCAGTCGGAAGGGACACCAGAACCTCGGGCCCGGCGCTTATTGAGGCTGCAAAAGCTGGACTGATGGCAGTCGGTTGTGATGTCGTTGACTGCGGCATTCTGCCGACACCTGGTCTTCAGTACCTGGTCAAAGACCACTTTGATGCCGGGATCGTCATCACCGCCTCCCACAATCCTGGAAATTACAACGGCGTCAAGGTCATCGAGCCTGATGGAACCGAGATGGATGATGAGAACTCCATCGCTATTGAAGAGCGGGTCTTCTCAGGCACCTTTGCAACAAAGGGATGGGAAGCAGTAGGCTCCAGCCGCTCCGCTCCTGACATGTTCCAGGAGTATGTGGATGGAGTGGTTGCCAAAGTTCCTGCAGGTATCGGTAAGGGAATGACTGTAGTCATAGATCCCGGATGTGGAGCCGCATACCGGACAACTGCGTCCATTCTTTCAGATCTTGGATGTCGCGTGATTACCCTGAATGCACAGCCTGACGGCCGGTTCCCGGCACGAAACCCTGAACCATCAGAAGAAGGTCTGGCTCCGATGGCTGATCTGGTCATGTCAGTTGGCGCTCAATTTGGGGTTGCCCATGATGGTGATGCAGACCGGGCGGTCTTTATCGATGACAAGGGTCGGTTTGTAGAAGAAAACAAAGAGTTTGCTCTGGTTGCTGATGCAGTCTGCCATGGGAAGGGTGGGATTATCGTCACTCCGGTCAGTTCTTCACGTCTTATAGAACAGATTGGACAGCGTCACTCCTGTACTGTCGATTATACAGCGGTAGGGAGTATTTATGTGGCACGACGGATGCGTGCTCTTCTTGACGCAGGAAAGTCTGTGGTCTTTGGCGGGGAAGGAAATGGCGGACTTATCTACCCGAACCACCAGTTCTGTCGTGACGGTGGAATGACTGCCGCTATGATGGTAAATCTTCTGTCTCTGAAGAAAGAGACTCTCAGCAGCCTGGTTGACAATCTTCCTCCGTCGGTAATGCTGAAGCACAAGTTCCACACTGATAAGGCTCCGGCTATGATTCAGGCTGTCAGTAAGAAGTTCTCCGGTGATAAAATCAACACGATTGACGGACTCAGGATCGATCGTGCTGATGCCTGGGCCCTCATTCGTCCGTCCGGTACAGAACCTCTTGTCCGTTTATATATCGAGTCTCAAACTGAAGCAGTTGCAAAGGCGTTCGAGAAAGAGATTCTGGATTGTATCAATCCAATCATTGCATAA
- a CDS encoding DUF5806 family protein: MDLAHRSHDPGKYHKFKKVDGATYNQVNQFLRKRTFITAREWAISRLCSDFQTSSGAEMTFIGRNLPELVPFMTGTYSPQAVNQARSSFKKKVNKAGATFLYGAMCGFYTPEELDDLLFEASEVARFLLEIESTTIGVDEEIEIEDQVTNIMRQVAEASARLLRLREEQQKAKLEKRRKQTKEEDGQDDSEDEGMEMPDSESDMM, encoded by the coding sequence ATGGATTTGGCGCATCGTTCACATGATCCAGGCAAGTATCATAAGTTCAAGAAGGTTGATGGGGCTACATACAACCAGGTGAATCAGTTCCTGCGAAAGCGGACGTTCATTACCGCGCGGGAATGGGCCATATCGCGTCTCTGTTCTGATTTTCAGACCTCTTCAGGTGCAGAGATGACCTTCATCGGGCGCAACCTGCCAGAACTGGTTCCGTTCATGACCGGTACATATTCTCCACAGGCAGTAAACCAGGCCCGCAGTTCATTCAAAAAAAAGGTGAACAAGGCAGGAGCCACGTTCCTGTATGGTGCGATGTGCGGTTTTTACACTCCTGAAGAACTTGATGATCTTCTCTTTGAGGCGAGTGAGGTTGCCAGGTTTCTGCTTGAGATCGAGAGTACAACTATCGGCGTGGATGAAGAGATCGAGATAGAGGATCAGGTGACCAACATCATGCGTCAGGTTGCCGAGGCCTCTGCCCGCCTGCTCAGACTACGTGAAGAGCAGCAGAAGGCAAAGTTAGAAAAACGACGCAAACAGACGAAAGAAGAAGATGGTCAGGACGATTCTGAAGATGAAGGGATGGAAATGCCTGATTCAGAGTCTGATATGATGTGA
- a CDS encoding PAS domain S-box protein: protein MNLRSKTLLILCLTLLGAIALILGLSYTVLMGSYAGFEEKSVRDSVLQELKAIEYEQSLIESKCGEWSRWNETYQFVKGDNPAYVEQNLNRDSFENLGVDLLVFLNQSHGVIYATGYNTTSQQVEKITDTELASILSTPYLFSHDSLISSRSGFLIPDSDPLLVVSQPILTSMYEGPSAGYLLFGTYLDYEEVRKLSDITSLPLSVIPVSGPVPALDWEYVSSMNATSPLIAFTVSDADTVTGSIPVRDITGQKQFLLQVAADRSIYNQGLTTIGSFIALLVVIGLAFILITLVFMDHLVLRRLGFLITRARTKNAPIDGVTDSLFASGDELSELAHALTPVFDRVTRSEAELLEALRKTEESEQKYRELADSLPEFVFEVDLSGRLTFLNRLGFQVSGYRPEDLQAGLYAVNLVAPEDQQRLIENLKRIADGERVSGQEYLATRRDGTHFPMVFYSIRVIKDDVAVGLRGFAIDITERKQMEASNRKLADIVQHTQAGIITGSGDEVDVINPAYALMHGYTREEIASVPMASLFSPDLRKDFPAYLRKAENWGHFVFEAEHMHRDGTLFPTLNDLTVISEQEVTPYWILNVQDITEHRLAWKILMESESLRESHRQLKDVLSRLPDATFVVDKDGWVILWNAAMESLTKINKEQIIGRGQQEYAIPFYGYKRPLLIDLILKPSLPAEEYYTEVTRQDGTLSVEEYLPDTVNGPMYLSVVANPLFDSHGRLIGAIQSIRDVSSRKIVEEALMRTNEKLNLLSSITRHDIRNRITVLFGILPIVKKMSSNPEMTEMVDMLEKAAYAIRDQIEFTGDYQDMGVHAPEWREAGELIDQISQQGLLPGGVIGNDLHGLSIYADPLLERVFYNLVDNAARHGGNVTHIHASYTRREQQVVITFEDNGTGIPEDLKERIFERGYGKNTGLGLFLVREILSITGIIITETGTYGTGACFEIVVPDGCFRIRDGL from the coding sequence ATGAACCTGCGTAGTAAGACATTGCTGATCCTCTGCCTCACGCTCCTTGGAGCGATAGCGTTGATCCTCGGCCTTTCTTACACGGTCCTGATGGGGAGTTATGCAGGTTTTGAAGAGAAGAGTGTCCGGGACTCGGTGTTGCAGGAGCTCAAGGCGATCGAGTATGAACAGAGCCTCATCGAATCGAAATGTGGTGAATGGTCACGATGGAATGAGACCTACCAGTTTGTAAAAGGGGATAACCCTGCATATGTTGAGCAGAATCTTAATCGTGACTCTTTTGAAAATCTCGGTGTTGATCTGCTCGTCTTCCTGAACCAGAGTCATGGTGTCATATATGCAACAGGATACAACACCACATCCCAGCAGGTTGAGAAGATCACAGATACTGAACTTGCATCAATTCTCTCTACTCCGTATCTCTTCTCACATGACTCTCTCATCAGCAGCAGATCAGGTTTTCTCATCCCTGATTCTGATCCACTCCTCGTTGTTTCCCAGCCGATCCTGACAAGCATGTATGAAGGACCATCGGCCGGGTATCTTCTCTTTGGCACATATCTTGATTATGAAGAGGTACGCAAACTCTCTGACATAACCTCTCTCCCTCTCTCGGTTATTCCAGTATCTGGCCCGGTACCGGCCCTTGACTGGGAGTATGTCAGTAGTATGAATGCTACAAGTCCCTTGATCGCCTTCACTGTATCTGATGCTGATACCGTGACAGGTTCCATTCCGGTCAGGGATATCACCGGGCAGAAGCAGTTCCTTCTGCAGGTTGCTGCAGACCGGAGTATCTATAATCAGGGTCTGACTACGATTGGGAGTTTCATTGCTCTGCTTGTGGTCATCGGTCTTGCATTTATTCTCATCACCCTGGTTTTCATGGATCACCTTGTTCTCAGGCGCCTTGGTTTTCTTATCACCCGGGCCCGTACAAAGAATGCACCAATAGACGGGGTCACTGACTCCCTGTTTGCCAGTGGGGATGAACTCTCTGAACTTGCCCATGCTCTGACCCCTGTCTTTGATAGGGTTACCAGGTCAGAGGCAGAACTCCTCGAGGCACTGCGCAAGACTGAAGAGAGTGAGCAGAAGTACCGTGAACTTGCCGACTCGCTCCCTGAGTTCGTCTTTGAGGTTGACCTCTCCGGCCGTCTGACATTTCTGAACCGGCTCGGGTTCCAGGTCTCCGGGTATCGGCCTGAAGACCTGCAGGCAGGACTGTATGCTGTGAACCTGGTTGCACCTGAAGATCAGCAGCGGCTTATTGAGAATCTGAAGCGGATAGCAGATGGTGAACGGGTATCAGGCCAGGAGTATCTGGCAACCCGCAGGGATGGAACCCATTTTCCTATGGTCTTCTACTCTATCAGGGTCATCAAGGATGATGTCGCAGTTGGTCTTCGCGGCTTTGCGATCGACATCACCGAGCGGAAACAGATGGAGGCATCGAACCGGAAGCTTGCCGACATCGTCCAACACACCCAGGCTGGTATCATCACCGGATCCGGTGATGAGGTCGATGTTATCAATCCTGCATATGCCCTGATGCACGGGTACACCAGGGAAGAGATCGCCTCCGTCCCCATGGCATCGCTCTTCTCACCAGATCTTCGCAAGGATTTTCCTGCATATCTGCGCAAGGCAGAAAACTGGGGGCACTTCGTGTTTGAAGCCGAGCATATGCACCGGGATGGGACGCTCTTTCCTACCCTGAACGATCTTACGGTAATCTCTGAGCAGGAGGTTACGCCGTACTGGATCCTGAATGTGCAGGATATCACCGAACACAGACTGGCTTGGAAGATCCTCATGGAGAGTGAGTCTCTCCGTGAATCACACCGCCAGCTCAAGGATGTGCTCTCACGTCTCCCTGATGCTACCTTTGTGGTAGACAAGGACGGCTGGGTTATCCTCTGGAATGCCGCGATGGAGAGTCTGACAAAGATAAACAAGGAACAGATCATCGGAAGAGGGCAGCAGGAGTATGCGATTCCATTTTACGGGTACAAGCGGCCCCTGCTCATAGACCTGATCCTCAAACCATCCCTTCCTGCTGAAGAGTATTATACTGAAGTCACCAGGCAGGATGGAACCCTCTCGGTGGAAGAGTATCTTCCTGACACAGTGAACGGTCCGATGTACCTCTCGGTAGTGGCAAACCCACTCTTTGACTCCCATGGAAGACTCATCGGAGCGATTCAGAGCATCCGCGATGTCAGCTCCCGGAAGATTGTCGAAGAGGCACTCATGAGGACCAACGAGAAACTCAACCTGCTCTCAAGTATCACCAGGCATGATATCCGCAACAGGATCACGGTGCTTTTTGGCATCCTGCCTATTGTGAAGAAGATGAGTTCGAACCCGGAGATGACAGAGATGGTTGATATGCTTGAAAAAGCTGCATATGCCATACGGGATCAGATCGAGTTCACCGGAGATTACCAGGACATGGGTGTCCATGCACCTGAGTGGCGGGAGGCCGGTGAACTGATCGATCAGATATCACAGCAGGGTCTTCTTCCTGGCGGGGTCATCGGAAACGATCTGCACGGCCTGAGCATCTATGCAGATCCACTCCTTGAGCGTGTGTTTTACAACCTTGTCGACAATGCAGCCCGACACGGGGGAAATGTCACACATATTCATGCCTCATATACAAGACGCGAGCAGCAGGTTGTCATTACGTTTGAGGATAATGGAACCGGGATCCCTGAGGATCTCAAGGAGCGGATCTTTGAACGCGGGTATGGAAAAAACACCGGCCTCGGCCTCTTCCTGGTCAGGGAGATCCTCTCTATCACAGGGATTATCATCACCGAGACCGGAACATACGGGACCGGTGCCTGTTTTGAGATCGTGGTCCCTGATGGTTGTTTCCGGATCAGGGATGGTTTGTAA
- a CDS encoding response regulator, translated as MNESKKDYPVLIVEDDPIIARVLETILKDSGFLVDEPVNSGEKAITRVAARKPGIVLMDIDLLGHLSGIETARILFHIFNVPVIFVTGHDEEDVLSHAKEADPFGFLVKPINQNILNTTIQVSVNLHEKLSGTTEGKTGGLTQAQCEDLVGSLKAVILLDDRNRIIWLNDAAEYLLEKSGSDLLLSDAPSSIKMEDPDSGETIDIFSLDPTFERPLIMKDLQKTKQVIPRIFMINDSFGDISGYFLELNPAGE; from the coding sequence ATGAATGAGTCTAAAAAGGACTACCCAGTCCTTATCGTTGAGGATGATCCGATCATTGCCCGGGTTCTTGAGACGATCCTCAAAGACAGTGGCTTTCTCGTCGATGAACCGGTGAACTCGGGCGAGAAGGCAATCACCCGGGTAGCAGCCAGAAAACCCGGTATCGTACTCATGGATATTGATCTGCTCGGCCATCTGTCGGGTATTGAGACAGCCAGAATTCTGTTTCATATCTTCAATGTCCCGGTGATCTTCGTGACCGGCCATGACGAGGAGGATGTGCTCAGCCATGCAAAGGAAGCAGATCCCTTCGGATTCCTGGTCAAGCCTATCAACCAGAATATTCTGAATACAACAATACAGGTGAGTGTCAATCTGCACGAGAAACTTTCAGGCACCACCGAAGGAAAGACCGGAGGGCTGACCCAGGCCCAGTGTGAAGACCTTGTAGGATCGCTGAAAGCGGTCATCCTGCTGGATGACCGTAACCGGATCATATGGCTGAATGATGCAGCCGAATACCTGCTTGAGAAGTCAGGTTCTGATCTCCTGCTCTCAGATGCGCCCTCTTCTATCAAGATGGAGGACCCAGACTCAGGTGAGACAATTGATATCTTTTCGCTTGATCCCACGTTTGAACGTCCGCTGATCATGAAAGATCTTCAGAAGACAAAACAGGTGATCCCGCGGATATTTATGATCAACGACTCATTTGGTGATATCAGCGGGTACTTCCTTGAACTCAACCCGGCCGGTGAGTAA